GAGCCTTGATAGAACCGCATTTATAAACTACGCGTTCAAGTGTCCCGGGGCAACGCCTTAATATTTTTTTCAGGTCGCTCCTGATAAAAGAAAATAGCGCCGGAGATTTTATGATCCCATATTTTATTACTTCCGCAAGACCTGATACCAGAGCTTTCTCGGGGAGTTTTTTAAGAAAAGAGATGTCGCTATAAACAAGGCGCGGTTGATAGAATGAACCCGCGAGATTCTTGCCTATGTTCAGGTCTATGGCCACTTTCCCTCCAATAGAAGAGTCTACCTGCGCGAGGAGCGTAGTCGGGACTTGCACATACGGAACGCCTCTTTTGTATATGCTGGCGACAAAGCCAGCGAGGTCGCCTATCACTCCTCCCCCAAGCGCCACTATAAATACCCTGCGGCCCAATCCATCGGATCTCGATATATTATTCAAAAGCCTTATGCAGTGTTTTTCTGATTTTGCCTTTTCGCTGTCAGGCACCGTCTCGAAACGTACATTAAACCCGGCGGATAAAAGAGATCTTTTTACTCTGGCCCCAAAGAATTTTTTTATACTGGGGTTTGTGATGATCACGGCATCCGAGCCTATCTCCAGCTGTTTTATTGCCTTGCCCAGCAGGCCTATCCTATCCCGGCATATCCTTATTTCATAACTCCGATTGCCAAGTTTGACTCGCGTTTTTTTCATATACTGACTCCCAGGAATCGCGCCATGAGCATTACCAAAGGCCATATAAAACTTCCTATCAGGCCAAGGTAGAGCAGGCCAAAGAGTATAATAAGGCCATAGGGCTCTATCTTCGCGTATTGCATACTGATTTCTCTAGGCAAAAGCCCCATCAGGACCCTGGAACCATCCAGGGGCGGGATTGGCAGGATATTAAATACAGCCAGCACCAGGTTTATTATTATAGCTGAACTCATAACAGCCATAAGTAATGGACTGGCCATGGTGCCCAAGATCTTCAACATAAAAGACAGGATGATAGCAAATAAGATATTGGCGCCTGGCCCAGCCAATCCTACCCATATCATATCCTTTTTAGGATTATAGAGATTGTTAAAATCCACAGGGACAGGCTTTGCCCATCCGAACAATACAGGGGAGTTAGTTACCAGTAATATTAAAGGAAGTAATACTGTGCCTATGGGGTCAATGTGAGCAATAGGGTTTAAGGTAAGGCGGCCTGCCATCTTTGCCGTGGAGTCCCCGAGTTTCCATGCTACCCAGCCATGTGAATACTCATGTATTATTACGGCCAGAAAAAAAAGAAACAAGCTTATCGCCAGGTTCATTGTTTGCCCTGCGTAGAAAATGTCAGATTCCCGTTGGGGTTCTTTTTCTTGAGCATGAGTTTTACACCATTATCTTTCTTCGCGCCCGGTTTTACAACCTCATCTACTGGTTCAGGCTTGGGAGAAATACCTTCAATTGAAAACCTCAACTGGCTTGAATGTATCCACCCACTTGTGCCTTCAGGCGGGAATATCTTATACCAGCCGGCTTCTTCAGCTACTATGTGTATTTTTTCAGGCTTTGAGATCTGGCCGAGTATGGCGTATTTTGTGTCAGCTCCAGCCCTAAGGTTCACGCGCTCAGCAATTACCCCTGCCTCTCCTTTTTCAGAAACGTCCCCGACAAAGTCCTTTCTTATGTACACGCAGGCCTTTCTTGGCAGGATGACCTTGTACCAGCTATAGCGCTTTCCTGTGATCTTTACGGGATCGCCTTTTTCCAGATTGCACAGGCTTGTAAAGTTTACATTGTCGCCGGCCCTGACATTTGCTCCGTCATTTTTCACAAAACCTATTTTTGAGATCTCCTTCTCTTCATATCCTTCCTGCGAAAAACAGGCGCCAGGCAAAAGAAAAGACATTGCGATTAAAATTGAGAATGCCTTAATAAAACACATTTTTAGCTCCTTATTTCTTAATATATCTCTCTCCTTTATTTTTTTCTCTCCCCTTTCTTCTCAGCCTTCGGGGCCGCTTCTTTCTGCGGCACAGCAGGCGCTCCTTCTGCTCCGGCAGCTACAGCGCCTTCTTCAGGTTTCTCAGCCGCTTTTTCTTTCTTTACCTTTGTCCTTACTATCTTCAGTTTAGGCAAGCCGAATACCGAAGACTCGTCCTGAAGCATGCCTTTGTCCTTCAAGGTAAA
The Candidatus Omnitrophota bacterium genome window above contains:
- a CDS encoding site-2 protease family protein, whose translation is MNLAISLFLFFLAVIIHEYSHGWVAWKLGDSTAKMAGRLTLNPIAHIDPIGTVLLPLILLVTNSPVLFGWAKPVPVDFNNLYNPKKDMIWVGLAGPGANILFAIILSFMLKILGTMASPLLMAVMSSAIIINLVLAVFNILPIPPLDGSRVLMGLLPREISMQYAKIEPYGLIILFGLLYLGLIGSFIWPLVMLMARFLGVSI
- a CDS encoding SH3 domain-containing protein, whose translation is MCFIKAFSILIAMSFLLPGACFSQEGYEEKEISKIGFVKNDGANVRAGDNVNFTSLCNLEKGDPVKITGKRYSWYKVILPRKACVYIRKDFVGDVSEKGEAGVIAERVNLRAGADTKYAILGQISKPEKIHIVAEEAGWYKIFPPEGTSGWIHSSQLRFSIEGISPKPEPVDEVVKPGAKKDNGVKLMLKKKNPNGNLTFSTQGKQ
- the aroB gene encoding 3-dehydroquinate synthase, whose protein sequence is MAFGNAHGAIPGSQYMKKTRVKLGNRSYEIRICRDRIGLLGKAIKQLEIGSDAVIITNPSIKKFFGARVKRSLLSAGFNVRFETVPDSEKAKSEKHCIRLLNNISRSDGLGRRVFIVALGGGVIGDLAGFVASIYKRGVPYVQVPTTLLAQVDSSIGGKVAIDLNIGKNLAGSFYQPRLVYSDISFLKKLPEKALVSGLAEVIKYGIIKSPALFSFIRSDLKKILRRCPGTLERVVYKCGSIKARVVEKDELDNKDTRIILNFGHTVGHAIETAAGYGKAYDHGQAIALGMLAASFISMKLSLLAKADYLKIKALIKDSGLPTVLKGVSVKDIMLAQGHDKKFICGKNRFVLPVRIGKTVIKEDIPESLIRESIKSLLWT